DNA sequence from the Dethiosulfovibrio salsuginis genome:
ACCACTACGAAAGCCAGATAGCGACACCTTAGACTCAGCCCTAAGCCTAGGATTCCCTGGTAGGGACAAAGAGAGCTTAGAACCTCCTCGCTTGCCAGCGATTTGTTCCCCTGATGCGTACTGCCTCGCAGTAGATTCATCGGGGAACACATGTATCAATCGACGGACAGGCTCACCTTGGCCGATTCGAACCTCAACATCCTCCCCTGTTTTAACATCTCGGAAAGTCGCCACCACAGCGGACGAGACACCTCTTTTGCCTAGTGTCACTTGCCATCTAGTAACCTGCTTGGGAGAGATCGATATGGTTGGCAGCGGAGCTCCGCCAACGCTCTGTCCACTGCCTTTGGGAACCACAACTAGTCGACCCTCCACCGGCTTTGCGGTCGCATCATACCTGTATGCTATTCTCGTCAAGAAGGCGATATCCGACTCGTTGACCTGATCGTTATGACCAACCTGATTCCTCGCTAAGTCACTAGATACAGCAGCTTTAAGTCCATGTTCTCCCGCGATGGTGGCCACCAATGCCCCGAAAGTCATATCCTCCCAGCTCCTGGTCTTTTGGCTTTGTATCTGAGACTGCCCGCCGTGACTAGCATCAAAAG
Encoded proteins:
- a CDS encoding phage late control D family protein; amino-acid sequence: MGLSELSVPWSLVANNADITKLIESRLISLDISDSAGMESDTLEVALSDHDPGIKLPSTGAELVATISGVRMGLFVVDEVVLASPPPVVRLKAKAAAFDASHGGQSQIQSQKTRSWEDMTFGALVATIAGEHGLKAAVSSDLARNQVGHNDQVNESDIAFLTRIAYRYDATAKPVEGRLVVVPKGSGQSVGGAPLPTISISPKQVTRWQVTLGKRGVSSAVVATFRDVKTGEDVEVRIGQGEPVRRLIHVFPDESTARQYASGEQIAGKRGGSKLSLSLPGNPRLRAESKVSLSGFRSGVDGTWSIVTAKHHLDGRSGYVTQLDCEGGA